From the genome of Segatella hominis, one region includes:
- a CDS encoding histidine-type phosphatase: MKKVLLFAAVLLAGNSALAQTPQEDFKRDITLSASNYVAYRGPQKQLTPAPKGYKPFYLSHYGRHGSRYMIGNKAYDVPYFSLLKAKQEGKLTAKGEETLEKVKLIRDDAKGRDGELTPLGAIQHQGITKRMMERFPEIFAGKTNIEARSTVVIRCILSMENGLQQMLRMNPQLHIFHDASYHDMYYMNLSDKRLDSLKNCIGRKTVQEEFTKKHDCYDRVMKELFNDPYWVKQNINPRDLNWKLFEMAGAIQGTELRGKVSLYDLFNEEEIYQNWVVSNSWWQMSYGYSPYTGAEQPYSQRNLLRNIIEKADSCIALQHPGATLRYGHDTMVTPLTCLLNLNGYGALIKDPENIAKMWFDYKITPMATNLQFVFYRNQKKPNDILVKVLLNEDEATLPIKSDVAPYYHWNDFKAYCMKKLDSYPMQRDDKKIIR, translated from the coding sequence ATGAAAAAAGTATTGCTGTTTGCTGCGGTATTGCTGGCAGGAAACAGTGCCTTGGCGCAGACTCCACAGGAGGATTTCAAGAGGGATATTACGCTCTCTGCAAGTAACTATGTGGCTTATCGTGGTCCTCAGAAGCAACTTACTCCTGCTCCTAAGGGATACAAACCATTCTATCTGAGTCACTATGGTCGCCATGGCTCACGCTATATGATAGGAAATAAGGCCTACGATGTGCCTTACTTTTCTTTGCTCAAGGCGAAGCAGGAGGGTAAACTGACTGCCAAGGGTGAGGAAACATTGGAAAAAGTTAAACTGATACGTGATGATGCTAAGGGTAGGGATGGCGAACTGACGCCGCTCGGAGCTATCCAGCATCAGGGAATTACCAAGAGAATGATGGAGCGATTCCCGGAGATTTTTGCAGGTAAAACCAATATCGAGGCGAGAAGTACCGTTGTTATCCGATGCATTCTCTCGATGGAAAACGGTCTGCAGCAGATGCTTCGCATGAATCCTCAACTCCATATCTTCCATGATGCCAGTTATCACGATATGTATTATATGAACCTGTCGGATAAGCGACTGGACAGTTTGAAGAATTGTATCGGAAGAAAGACGGTGCAGGAGGAATTTACCAAGAAGCACGACTGCTATGACCGCGTGATGAAGGAACTCTTCAACGATCCGTACTGGGTGAAGCAGAATATCAATCCGCGCGACCTCAACTGGAAACTCTTTGAGATGGCTGGGGCTATCCAGGGTACTGAACTGCGTGGCAAGGTTTCTCTCTACGACCTCTTCAATGAGGAGGAAATCTATCAGAATTGGGTGGTAAGCAATTCCTGGTGGCAGATGTCATACGGATATTCTCCTTATACTGGTGCCGAACAGCCTTATTCTCAGCGCAATCTCTTGAGAAATATCATCGAGAAGGCTGACAGTTGCATCGCTCTCCAGCATCCGGGCGCTACGCTGAGATATGGTCATGATACGATGGTGACTCCGCTTACCTGTCTGCTCAACCTGAATGGTTATGGTGCGCTTATCAAGGATCCTGAGAATATTGCCAAAATGTGGTTTGATTATAAGATTACTCCGATGGCAACCAACCTGCAGTTTGTCTTCTATCGCAATCAGAAGAAGCCGAATGATATCTTGGTGAAGGTCCTTCTGAATGAGGATGAGGCTACCTTGCCTATCAAGAGTGATGTGGCTCCTTATTATCATTGGAATGATTTTAAGGCATATTGCATGAAAAAGCTGGACTCTTATCCAATGCAAAGAGACGACAAGAAAATCATTAGATAG
- a CDS encoding glycine--tRNA ligase has protein sequence MAQEDVFKKIVSHCKEYGFVFPSSEIYDGLAAVYDYGQNGVELKNNIKQYWWQSMVLLHENIVGLDASIFMHPTVWKASGHVDAFNDPLIDNRDSKKRYRADVLIEDHMAKYEEKIAKEIAKAKKRFGDSFDEAQFRATNPRVLENQKKFDDLHARYTEAMQGPNLEMLKQIIEDEGIVCPISGTKNWTDVRQFNLMFSTQMGAASDATSKVYLRPETAQGIFVDYLSVQKTGRMKLPFGICQIGKAFRNEVVARQFVFRMREFEQMEMQFFCQPGTEMKWFEYWKKVRLAWHEALGMGNENYRYHDHEKLAHYANAATDIEFKMPFGFKEVEGIHSRTDFDLSQHEKFSGRSIKYFDPEKNESYVPYDVETSIGVDRMFLSVMCHSYCEEKLENGETRVVLRLPEALAPVKCAVFPLDKKYGLPELAHEIVDELKFHFNTHYGDPKDSIGKRYRRQDAIGTPFCITVDHETPNDHKVTLRYRDTMEQERVAISDLRSIIEERVSITSVLKKLGKEIKNF, from the coding sequence ATGGCACAGGAAGATGTTTTTAAGAAAATCGTAAGCCATTGCAAAGAATATGGCTTTGTATTCCCAAGTAGTGAAATTTATGATGGCTTGGCAGCTGTTTATGATTATGGACAGAATGGTGTTGAGCTGAAAAATAATATCAAGCAGTATTGGTGGCAGAGCATGGTATTGCTGCACGAGAACATTGTTGGTCTTGATGCTTCTATCTTCATGCACCCTACTGTTTGGAAGGCTTCCGGCCACGTAGATGCTTTCAATGACCCATTGATTGATAACCGCGACTCTAAGAAGCGTTATCGTGCTGATGTGCTCATCGAGGATCACATGGCTAAATACGAAGAGAAGATTGCTAAGGAGATTGCTAAGGCAAAGAAGCGTTTCGGCGACAGCTTTGATGAGGCTCAGTTCCGTGCAACTAATCCTCGCGTTCTGGAGAACCAAAAGAAGTTTGATGATCTCCATGCCCGCTATACTGAGGCTATGCAGGGTCCTAACCTGGAGATGCTGAAGCAGATTATCGAGGATGAGGGTATCGTTTGCCCTATCAGCGGTACTAAGAACTGGACTGATGTTCGCCAGTTCAATCTGATGTTCTCTACCCAGATGGGTGCTGCCAGCGATGCTACCAGCAAGGTTTATCTCCGTCCTGAGACTGCTCAGGGTATCTTCGTAGATTACCTGAGTGTTCAGAAGACTGGTCGTATGAAGTTGCCATTCGGTATCTGTCAGATTGGTAAGGCTTTCCGTAATGAGGTTGTTGCCCGTCAGTTTGTATTCCGTATGCGTGAGTTCGAGCAGATGGAGATGCAGTTCTTCTGCCAGCCAGGTACAGAAATGAAGTGGTTTGAGTATTGGAAGAAGGTTCGTCTGGCATGGCACGAGGCTCTCGGCATGGGTAATGAGAACTATCGCTACCACGACCACGAGAAGTTGGCTCACTATGCTAACGCTGCTACAGATATCGAGTTTAAGATGCCTTTCGGCTTCAAGGAGGTAGAGGGTATTCACAGCCGTACCGATTTCGACCTTTCTCAGCACGAGAAGTTCAGCGGCCGTTCTATCAAGTACTTCGATCCTGAAAAGAACGAGAGCTATGTGCCTTACGATGTAGAGACTTCTATCGGTGTTGACCGTATGTTCCTCAGCGTAATGTGCCACTCTTACTGCGAGGAGAAGTTGGAGAATGGTGAGACACGTGTTGTATTGCGTTTGCCTGAGGCTTTGGCTCCAGTGAAGTGCGCCGTATTCCCATTGGATAAGAAGTATGGTCTCCCAGAGTTGGCTCACGAGATTGTAGATGAGTTGAAGTTCCATTTCAATACTCACTATGGCGATCCTAAGGATTCTATCGGTAAGCGTTATCGTCGTCAGGATGCCATTGGTACTCCATTCTGTATCACCGTTGACCACGAGACTCCAAATGATCATAAGGTAACTCTCCGTTATCGTGATACTATGGAGCAGGAGCGTGTTGCTATCAGCGACTTGCGCAGTATCATCGAGGAGCGTGTGAGCATCACAAGCGTATTGAAAAAGCTTGGCAAGGAAATCAAGAATTTCTAA
- a CDS encoding MATE family efflux transporter: MLYSKKTEYLMESIRSGRTMARSEKLNLIVGLSIPSMLAQISTVLMFFIDASMVGHLGAEASASIGLIESTTWLVGSLLSAAATGFSVQVAHFIGANDFVKARQVFRHALICGLAFSVFLSLIGVGIHSHLPYWLGGGADIASASSGYFLIYSLVLPFVYLYHTSEMMLKSAGNMHTPSVMAILVCICDVIFNYIFIYICKLGVVGAAMGTALAYICISLPNLYLSACKNRMLNLRQDHVRFHWVKEYVQRACKISIPIAIQNILMSGAQIVSTMIVAPLGNIAIAAHSFAITAESLCYMPGYGIGDAATTLVGQTHGAGRIDLCRNFAYMTVGLGMLVMALMGVIMYVFAPEMIGVLSPVEAIRQLGTTCLRIEAFAEPFFAASIVTYCVCVGAGDTFKPAAINLGTMWLVRLTLAYALSKSYGLEGVWIAMATELTFRGVLFLIRLFRGSWMKSFQVHG; the protein is encoded by the coding sequence ATGCTATATAGTAAGAAAACAGAATATCTGATGGAGTCGATTCGTTCGGGTAGAACGATGGCACGTAGCGAGAAACTCAATCTGATTGTGGGATTGAGTATCCCGTCTATGTTGGCACAGATTTCCACCGTCCTGATGTTTTTTATTGATGCCTCTATGGTTGGTCATCTGGGTGCTGAGGCTTCAGCCAGTATCGGTCTGATAGAATCTACCACATGGTTGGTTGGCAGTTTGCTGAGTGCGGCTGCCACAGGATTCTCAGTGCAGGTAGCTCATTTTATCGGAGCCAATGATTTTGTGAAGGCGCGGCAGGTCTTTCGCCATGCTTTGATTTGTGGACTGGCTTTCAGTGTGTTCCTCTCGCTCATAGGAGTGGGAATACATTCACATCTTCCATACTGGTTGGGTGGTGGTGCTGATATCGCTTCAGCATCTTCTGGTTATTTCCTGATATATTCCTTAGTGCTTCCCTTCGTGTATCTTTATCATACTTCAGAGATGATGCTCAAGTCGGCAGGTAATATGCATACGCCGAGCGTGATGGCTATACTGGTGTGTATTTGTGATGTAATTTTCAATTATATTTTCATTTATATCTGCAAACTCGGGGTTGTGGGTGCAGCTATGGGTACAGCCTTGGCATATATCTGTATTTCACTACCCAATCTCTATCTGTCGGCTTGTAAGAACCGGATGCTTAATCTCCGTCAGGACCATGTGCGTTTTCATTGGGTAAAGGAATATGTGCAGAGAGCCTGCAAGATCAGCATCCCTATCGCCATACAGAATATTCTGATGAGTGGAGCACAGATTGTGAGCACCATGATTGTGGCACCATTGGGCAACATAGCCATTGCTGCCCATTCTTTTGCGATTACTGCAGAAAGTCTTTGCTATATGCCTGGTTATGGTATCGGTGATGCTGCTACTACTCTGGTAGGACAGACTCATGGGGCGGGGCGCATAGACCTGTGCAGGAACTTTGCTTATATGACCGTTGGCCTTGGTATGTTGGTGATGGCATTGATGGGAGTCATCATGTATGTCTTTGCGCCAGAAATGATAGGAGTGCTTTCTCCTGTGGAGGCCATCCGACAGTTGGGTACTACCTGTCTGCGCATCGAAGCATTTGCCGAACCGTTCTTTGCTGCGAGCATCGTGACCTATTGTGTCTGTGTGGGAGCAGGTGATACATTCAAGCCTGCTGCTATCAATCTCGGTACCATGTGGCTCGTGCGACTCACTCTTGCCTATGCCTTATCCAAAAGCTACGGATTGGAAGGTGTGTGGATTGCGATGGCTACGGAACTAACTTTCCGTGGAGTTCTCTTCCTCATACGCCTTTTCCGCGGTTCTTGGATGAAGAGCTTTCAGGTGCATGGATAA
- a CDS encoding PP2C family protein-serine/threonine phosphatase produces MKVFEYTNKGSREENQDYVVHGSLSEESCAFVVADGMGGYSEGAMASKVVGDALLDFIELNYTSFEPAILLKEAISFANDALMLKRIALGVSKMGCVVTVLFITKGYAYLSWLGDSRIYMYRDGKEVYRTEDHSVINELAKIRSLVPSSYDKYASVVTKSIMGDVPVDVAPIRKVKIEKGDIFILCTDGLHKELDMTRVVDYNENKKDDFDSFAPRVSDNFSFIKIEV; encoded by the coding sequence ATGAAGGTATTTGAATATACAAACAAAGGTAGTAGGGAAGAGAACCAGGACTATGTTGTTCATGGTTCTCTTTCTGAAGAATCTTGTGCATTTGTTGTTGCTGATGGCATGGGAGGCTATTCTGAAGGTGCTATGGCGTCGAAGGTAGTTGGTGACGCTTTGCTAGACTTTATCGAATTAAACTATACAAGTTTTGAACCTGCCATTTTGTTGAAGGAAGCTATTTCATTTGCTAACGATGCACTTATGCTGAAACGTATAGCGCTTGGTGTCTCAAAGATGGGATGTGTTGTAACTGTTCTCTTTATTACTAAGGGGTATGCATATCTGTCATGGTTGGGTGATAGTCGTATATATATGTATAGGGATGGTAAAGAAGTCTATCGCACGGAAGACCATTCTGTCATAAATGAATTAGCTAAGATAAGGAGTCTTGTACCATCAAGTTATGATAAGTATGCTTCTGTTGTCACAAAGTCTATAATGGGCGATGTTCCGGTAGATGTTGCTCCTATACGTAAAGTCAAAATCGAAAAAGGTGATATTTTTATCCTTTGTACGGATGGACTTCATAAAGAACTTGACATGACAAGAGTAGTGGATTATAATGAAAACAAGAAGGATGATTTTGATTCATTTGCTCCTCGTGTTTCTGATAATTTTTCATTCATAAAGATTGAAGTATGA
- a CDS encoding OmpA family protein, which translates to MKRLTIVAAVIATATTLQAQTYNDTVRTHTWSIYGQGGVSYYHGMRGADVSDSRRPISPDAAVGLKYNIKPWVRIGLNLEYTMLKATGKHVASSTVTKNDFVITDPSTGKTYPAPLETKIDRIQNRYNMHYAMADLNFDFNIMEFWHNRKAQKFNLWLGVGAGYLHGWNRFSATTSYRELAVAKGEGYYNVYSHNYLTSDVEKKQVNALYIPVSLSFEYDITPRWTIGLIGQYKYLPLDNDLTPKGIVSGGLVLRYNFVGKRMPTNKALYYNTLAEQQEMKDAYERQLQDKQRENDGLQSKLRKSQQENADLKALVEDCQNANAKVNGHDVYFPVNKTKIIEQERIRLNDFIASLKEQKNYKLTIIGEASSDGPSSKNFKLSEGRLNNVVDYLKKKGIEDFSIKLEKAVGDSNGCPDIKCRRVQITVE; encoded by the coding sequence ATGAAACGTTTAACTATAGTGGCGGCCGTCATAGCGACGGCTACCACACTTCAAGCCCAGACCTACAATGATACGGTGCGAACCCACACCTGGTCCATCTACGGACAGGGGGGTGTAAGCTACTATCATGGTATGCGAGGAGCGGATGTCTCGGATTCGAGAAGACCTATTTCGCCCGACGCAGCGGTAGGCTTGAAGTATAACATCAAGCCATGGGTGAGAATTGGCCTGAACTTGGAATACACCATGCTAAAAGCTACTGGCAAGCATGTGGCTTCCTCTACTGTCACAAAGAATGACTTTGTGATTACAGACCCTTCTACAGGCAAAACTTACCCTGCGCCATTGGAGACAAAGATTGACCGCATACAGAACCGCTACAATATGCACTATGCGATGGCCGACCTCAACTTCGATTTCAATATCATGGAGTTTTGGCACAATCGTAAGGCACAGAAGTTCAACTTGTGGTTAGGAGTGGGAGCGGGTTACCTACATGGCTGGAACCGATTCTCTGCCACTACTTCCTATAGGGAGTTGGCAGTAGCGAAGGGCGAGGGATATTATAATGTCTATAGCCACAACTACCTGACCTCAGATGTGGAGAAAAAGCAGGTGAATGCCTTGTACATCCCGGTTTCCCTGAGCTTCGAGTACGACATCACGCCTCGTTGGACCATCGGTTTAATAGGACAGTACAAGTACTTACCTCTCGACAACGACCTCACGCCTAAGGGCATAGTTAGTGGTGGATTGGTTCTTCGCTACAACTTTGTGGGCAAACGTATGCCAACCAACAAGGCACTCTATTACAACACGCTTGCTGAACAGCAGGAGATGAAGGACGCTTACGAGCGACAACTGCAGGATAAGCAACGGGAGAATGACGGTTTGCAAAGCAAGTTGCGCAAGAGCCAACAGGAGAATGCCGACTTGAAGGCATTGGTGGAGGATTGCCAAAATGCTAATGCGAAGGTAAATGGTCATGATGTCTATTTCCCAGTCAACAAGACTAAAATTATCGAGCAGGAACGCATTCGCCTAAATGATTTCATTGCTTCTCTGAAGGAGCAGAAGAACTATAAGTTGACCATCATCGGTGAAGCATCATCAGATGGTCCTTCTTCCAAGAACTTCAAGCTCAGTGAGGGGCGTCTGAACAATGTCGTAGATTATCTCAAGAAGAAAGGCATAGAGGACTTCTCCATCAAGTTGGAGAAAGCAGTGGGAGACAGCAATGGCTGCCCAGACATAAAGTGTCGCAGAGTTCAGATTACTGTAGAGTAA
- a CDS encoding FKBP-type peptidyl-prolyl cis-trans isomerase codes for MNFKNIKYLFFLLMTVFVLSSCSETNEDESNSEFRNWQERNDKAFADTLAKARQQIANGSTEWKVIRSWTLQNQTSTTEGQGAASTLKYNDDDYIVVHILKEGNSDANLLYTDSIQLSYRGRLIPSDSYANGYVFDQTFVADAYSPETAKPTKTTINYGWIDGFTTALLGMHVGDHWQVFIPANLAYGSSVKSTIPAYSMLRFEMALTAYKRGKGSWITEE; via the coding sequence ATGAACTTTAAGAATATTAAATATTTGTTCTTTCTGCTGATGACGGTTTTCGTACTGTCATCATGCAGTGAGACGAATGAGGACGAGTCGAATTCTGAGTTTAGAAATTGGCAGGAGCGTAATGATAAGGCTTTTGCTGATACATTAGCTAAAGCCCGACAGCAGATTGCCAATGGAAGTACGGAGTGGAAGGTGATACGTAGCTGGACACTTCAGAACCAGACATCCACTACGGAAGGACAAGGTGCTGCTTCTACCCTAAAGTATAATGACGATGATTATATCGTGGTGCATATACTGAAGGAGGGTAATAGCGATGCTAATCTGCTCTATACCGATTCTATCCAGTTGAGTTATCGTGGTAGATTGATTCCATCCGATTCTTATGCCAATGGTTATGTTTTTGACCAGACTTTTGTTGCTGATGCGTATAGTCCGGAAACGGCTAAGCCAACAAAGACGACTATTAATTATGGTTGGATAGATGGTTTCACCACAGCCCTTTTGGGCATGCATGTCGGAGACCACTGGCAGGTATTCATTCCTGCTAATCTCGCTTATGGCAGTAGCGTTAAATCAACCATCCCAGCTTATTCTATGCTTCGCTTCGAAATGGCATTGACTGCCTATAAGCGAGGTAAAGGTAGCTGGATAACGGAAGAATAA
- a CDS encoding DNA gyrase/topoisomerase IV subunit A, which yields MSDEIKDKDGIEGQNPDNLQDSQNNDLQNTSKDDLGDSQKDDLEDSSKDDLKNQTEQHSDYKPVNRFDASAVHHLSGMYQNWFLDYASYVILERAVPHIEDGLKPVQRRILHSMKRMDDGRYNKVANIVGHTMQFHPHGDASIGDALVQMGQKDLLIDTQGNWGNILTGDRAAAPRYIEARLSKFALDVVFNPKTTDWQLSYDGRNKEPITLPAKFPLLLAQGAEGIAVGLSSKVLPHNFNDLCDAAIHYLKGEPFTLYPDFPTGGAIDVSKYNDGQRGGVLKVRAKIDKLDNKTLIISEIPYSKTTGSLIESITKAVEKGKIKARKVDDVTSANVEILVHLTPGTSSDKTMDALYAFSDCEINISPNCCVIEDNKPKFLTVSDVLKHSVDCTMGLLRKELMIRKGELEEQLFFSSLERIFIEERIYKERKFEQSKSQDEVVAFIDSKLEPFKDKLFTAEVDGKGMVQYAFHREITREDILKLLEIKMQRILKYNKDKADDLLMKIKAELAEIENDLAHMTDVTINWFEYLKGKYGKLHPRKTEIRNFDTIEVTKVVEANQKLFINRQEGFVGTGLKKDEFVCNCSDLDDIIVFYKDGKFKVIKVADKIFVGKNILHVQVFKKNDKRTIYNCVYRDGKQGDYFIKRFNVTAMTRDKLYDITQGTPGSRIIYFTANPNGEAEIIKVTMEPDLSKKRQSIFLEKDFSEILIKGRAAKGNLLTKRTIKRIGLKSHGHSTLGGRKVWFDPDVNRINYDENGRFLGEFNDDESILVVLDDGDFYITNFDPNNHYEDNILRLEKWDEHKIWTAILYDADNQGYPYIKRFTMDAIKRHQNFMGENPNCKLILLTDTVYPRIKVTYGGVDAIRPAEEIDAEQFIGQKSFKAKGKRLTTWKIESIEELEPTRFPEPTGGEEEGSVDDSFKGTQSGGNDGNSSENTTMELRENLDPDAGKSEQQVIDELTGQTSLFDDKRFTEENEKDKDWLKKQ from the coding sequence ATGAGCGACGAAATTAAAGATAAAGACGGAATAGAAGGTCAAAATCCTGACAACTTGCAAGATTCTCAAAATAACGACCTGCAGAACACCTCTAAAGACGATTTGGGGGATTCGCAAAAGGACGACTTAGAGGATTCGTCAAAGGATGATTTGAAAAATCAGACCGAACAGCATTCCGATTATAAGCCGGTGAACCGATTCGACGCATCCGCTGTACACCATCTCAGCGGTATGTACCAGAACTGGTTCCTCGACTATGCCTCGTACGTAATTCTGGAGCGTGCCGTGCCTCACATCGAGGACGGATTGAAGCCTGTACAGCGACGCATTCTCCACTCCATGAAACGTATGGATGATGGCAGATACAACAAGGTGGCAAATATCGTGGGCCACACCATGCAGTTTCATCCTCACGGTGACGCCTCCATCGGTGATGCCCTGGTACAGATGGGACAAAAAGACCTGCTCATCGACACACAGGGTAACTGGGGAAACATTCTCACTGGCGACCGTGCGGCTGCTCCCCGCTATATCGAGGCACGACTTTCCAAGTTTGCACTCGACGTAGTATTCAACCCGAAGACTACCGACTGGCAGCTCTCATACGACGGCCGCAATAAAGAGCCTATCACCCTGCCTGCCAAATTTCCTCTGCTCCTTGCACAAGGTGCAGAAGGTATCGCCGTAGGCTTGAGCAGCAAGGTGCTGCCCCACAACTTCAATGATCTCTGCGATGCAGCCATTCACTATCTGAAGGGCGAACCATTCACGCTTTATCCTGATTTCCCTACAGGTGGTGCCATTGATGTAAGCAAATACAATGATGGCCAGCGGGGCGGTGTGCTGAAAGTTCGTGCCAAGATAGACAAACTCGACAACAAGACTCTTATCATCAGCGAGATTCCATACAGTAAGACTACAGGAAGCCTCATCGAATCTATCACCAAGGCTGTAGAAAAAGGTAAAATCAAGGCCAGAAAGGTGGATGATGTGACTTCTGCCAACGTGGAGATTCTCGTCCATCTGACTCCTGGCACGTCGTCAGACAAGACGATGGATGCCCTCTATGCCTTCAGCGACTGCGAAATCAATATTTCACCCAACTGCTGCGTCATCGAGGACAACAAGCCAAAGTTCCTCACCGTCAGCGATGTGCTCAAGCATAGCGTAGATTGCACGATGGGACTGCTCCGCAAGGAACTCATGATCCGCAAGGGCGAATTGGAAGAACAGCTCTTCTTCTCCTCTCTGGAGCGCATTTTCATCGAGGAGCGCATCTACAAGGAGCGCAAGTTTGAGCAGAGTAAGAGTCAGGATGAGGTAGTGGCATTCATCGACTCAAAGTTGGAACCTTTCAAGGACAAGCTCTTTACTGCCGAGGTGGATGGCAAGGGAATGGTACAGTATGCTTTCCATCGCGAAATCACCCGGGAAGATATTCTCAAACTGCTCGAAATCAAGATGCAGCGTATTCTTAAATATAATAAGGATAAGGCGGATGATCTCCTGATGAAGATTAAGGCAGAACTGGCTGAGATAGAAAACGACCTTGCCCACATGACCGATGTGACCATCAACTGGTTTGAATACCTCAAAGGCAAATACGGCAAGTTACATCCTCGCAAAACCGAGATACGCAACTTCGACACTATCGAGGTGACCAAGGTGGTAGAAGCCAACCAGAAATTGTTTATCAACCGACAGGAAGGATTCGTAGGAACCGGACTCAAGAAGGATGAATTCGTATGCAACTGTTCCGACCTCGACGACATCATCGTCTTCTATAAAGACGGAAAATTTAAGGTCATAAAGGTGGCCGACAAGATATTCGTAGGAAAGAACATCCTCCACGTACAGGTATTCAAGAAAAACGACAAGCGCACCATCTACAACTGCGTTTATCGCGACGGAAAACAAGGTGATTATTTCATCAAGCGATTCAACGTGACGGCGATGACCCGCGACAAACTGTACGACATCACCCAGGGTACTCCTGGCAGCCGCATCATCTACTTCACCGCCAACCCTAATGGCGAAGCGGAAATCATCAAGGTAACTATGGAGCCAGACCTGTCGAAGAAACGACAGAGCATCTTCCTGGAGAAGGATTTCTCCGAAATACTCATCAAGGGACGTGCTGCCAAGGGAAATCTCCTGACCAAGCGTACCATCAAACGCATCGGACTGAAGAGTCACGGTCACAGCACCTTGGGAGGAAGAAAGGTTTGGTTTGACCCAGACGTAAACCGCATCAACTATGATGAGAACGGAAGATTCCTCGGTGAATTCAATGACGACGAAAGCATCCTGGTAGTACTCGACGATGGCGATTTCTACATCACCAACTTCGACCCGAACAACCATTACGAGGACAATATCCTCCGTCTGGAAAAATGGGACGAGCACAAGATCTGGACCGCCATTCTCTACGATGCCGACAATCAGGGCTATCCTTATATCAAGCGCTTCACGATGGATGCCATCAAGCGCCATCAGAACTTCATGGGTGAAAATCCTAACTGCAAGCTGATTTTGCTCACCGACACGGTTTATCCGAGAATCAAGGTTACCTATGGCGGCGTGGATGCTATCCGACCTGCCGAGGAAATCGATGCAGAACAGTTTATCGGACAGAAGAGTTTCAAGGCAAAGGGCAAGCGTCTCACTACCTGGAAGATAGAAAGCATCGAAGAACTGGAGCCAACGAGATTCCCTGAACCAACTGGTGGGGAGGAAGAAGGTTCTGTAGATGATTCTTTTAAGGGTACTCAAAGTGGCGGGAACGATGGCAATTCTTCTGAAAACACCACTATGGAACTACGTGAGAATCTTGATCCTGATGCAGGCAAGAGTGAACAGCAGGTTATCGACGAGTTGACAGGACAGACAAGCCTTTTCGATGACAAAAGATTCACAGAAGAGAATGAGAAAGATAAAGACTGGTTGAAAAAACAATAG